In Saccharicrinis fermentans DSM 9555 = JCM 21142, a genomic segment contains:
- the leuS gene encoding leucine--tRNA ligase → MDYNFKAIETKWQKQWISDKTYKVEIDKNRPKYYVLDMFPYPSGAGLHVGHPLGYIASDIYSRFKRLNGFNVLHPMGYDAYGLPAEQYAIQTGQHPAITTEKNLNRYREQLDKIGFCYDWDREIKTCDPEYYHWTQWAFIKMFNSYYCNKSQKALPISELIKAFNTNGTSGLHVAQTENLEFTADEWTAKSDKEQQQILMNYRLAYLADTMVNWCPALGTVLANDEVKEGISVRGGHPVEQKVMRQWLLRVSAYSERLLDGLNKVDWTDSLKEIQRNWIGKSEGAEMKFKVKDSSIEMDIFTTRADTVFGVTFMVLAPESELVDQLTTKDQRDAVDHYIAETKKRTERERLAEVKKVTGVFSGSYAINPLSGEEIPIWIGDYVLAGYGTGAIMAVPAHDSRDFAFAKHFNLPIIQVVIPEGEEASDPATWDDSKDSKAGIMINSGFLNGLKVPEAIAKTKDYIRKMNVGDVKINYRLRDAIFSRQRYWGEPFPVYYKDDMPQTVDEADLPLKLPEIDKFLPTEKGEPPLGRAKNWVYKDAYPLELNTMPGFAGSSAYYLRYMDPKNKQALVGKEANEYWQDVDLYIGGTEHATGHLIYSRFWNKFLFDMGYVVKDEPYKKLINQGMIQGRSNFVYRINGTNKFVSLHLKNEYKTTAIHVDVNIVSNDILDIEKFKGWNPEYKDAEFILEDGKYICGWAVEKMSKSMFNVVNPDDIIEDYGADTLRLYEMFLGPLEQSKPWDTNGIDGVHKFLRKTWRLFFNKDNKLEVSNEEATKEELKVLHKTIKKISDDIEKFSFNTCVSAFMICVNELGALQCNKRQILEPLTILLAPFAPHLCEELWEKLGHTTSVCDAPWPLFNASHLAESSFNYPVSFNGKMRFKMNMPVDASNKEIEEAVKSHESAQKWLEGKTIRKIIIVPNKIINVVIG, encoded by the coding sequence TACAATTTTAAAGCCATTGAAACAAAATGGCAGAAACAATGGATAAGTGACAAGACTTACAAAGTGGAGATTGATAAAAACCGTCCGAAATACTATGTTTTGGATATGTTTCCCTATCCTTCGGGAGCAGGTTTACACGTTGGTCACCCACTCGGCTATATTGCTTCTGACATATACAGCCGTTTTAAAAGGCTAAATGGCTTTAACGTATTACATCCTATGGGATACGATGCCTATGGGCTGCCTGCAGAACAATACGCCATCCAAACAGGTCAACATCCGGCAATTACAACCGAAAAAAACCTGAACAGATATAGAGAACAGTTAGACAAAATTGGATTTTGTTATGATTGGGATCGAGAAATAAAAACCTGTGATCCTGAATATTACCACTGGACTCAATGGGCATTTATCAAAATGTTTAACAGCTATTATTGTAACAAAAGCCAAAAAGCACTTCCTATTTCGGAGTTAATAAAAGCTTTTAACACAAATGGAACATCAGGCTTGCACGTAGCCCAAACAGAGAACCTTGAGTTTACCGCTGATGAGTGGACAGCTAAATCTGACAAAGAACAACAACAGATATTAATGAATTATCGTTTGGCTTACCTGGCCGACACCATGGTCAATTGGTGTCCTGCCTTGGGAACCGTTTTAGCCAACGACGAAGTGAAAGAAGGAATATCTGTACGAGGCGGACACCCGGTAGAACAAAAAGTAATGCGCCAATGGCTATTGCGCGTATCTGCCTATTCAGAAAGACTATTGGATGGTTTGAACAAAGTAGACTGGACAGATTCATTAAAGGAGATTCAACGTAACTGGATTGGCAAAAGCGAAGGTGCAGAGATGAAATTCAAGGTTAAGGATTCCTCAATAGAGATGGATATCTTTACTACCCGTGCCGATACCGTCTTTGGGGTTACATTTATGGTTTTAGCTCCCGAAAGTGAATTGGTAGATCAATTGACCACAAAGGACCAGAGAGACGCAGTTGATCATTACATTGCAGAAACAAAAAAAAGAACAGAGCGCGAACGTCTTGCCGAGGTAAAAAAGGTAACCGGAGTATTCTCTGGCTCTTATGCCATCAACCCTTTATCGGGCGAAGAAATTCCCATTTGGATTGGCGATTACGTACTGGCCGGTTATGGTACAGGTGCCATCATGGCCGTTCCTGCCCACGACTCTCGTGACTTTGCTTTTGCCAAACACTTTAATTTACCCATTATACAAGTGGTAATCCCTGAAGGAGAAGAAGCCTCCGACCCAGCTACATGGGATGACTCTAAAGACTCCAAGGCCGGCATCATGATAAATTCAGGATTCTTGAATGGCTTAAAGGTGCCCGAAGCCATTGCAAAAACAAAAGACTACATTCGTAAAATGAATGTGGGCGACGTTAAAATAAATTACCGCTTACGCGATGCTATTTTTAGTCGTCAACGTTATTGGGGAGAGCCATTCCCTGTCTATTACAAAGATGATATGCCACAAACGGTTGACGAGGCTGATCTACCATTGAAGCTTCCCGAAATAGACAAATTCTTGCCCACAGAAAAAGGAGAGCCGCCATTGGGGCGTGCCAAAAACTGGGTATATAAAGATGCCTACCCCTTGGAGCTAAATACCATGCCCGGCTTTGCAGGATCATCTGCTTATTACTTACGTTACATGGATCCAAAAAACAAGCAGGCTTTGGTCGGTAAAGAGGCTAACGAATATTGGCAAGATGTTGATTTATATATCGGAGGTACAGAACATGCCACCGGACACCTGATTTATTCACGTTTTTGGAATAAGTTTTTATTCGACATGGGCTATGTTGTAAAAGACGAACCCTACAAAAAATTGATTAACCAAGGAATGATACAGGGGCGCTCTAACTTCGTTTACCGAATCAATGGCACCAATAAGTTCGTATCTCTCCACCTAAAAAACGAATACAAAACAACAGCTATTCATGTGGATGTGAACATAGTGAGCAATGACATCTTAGACATTGAGAAATTTAAGGGATGGAACCCTGAATACAAAGATGCTGAATTTATTTTAGAGGATGGAAAATATATTTGTGGCTGGGCCGTAGAAAAAATGTCTAAATCAATGTTCAATGTTGTTAATCCAGACGACATCATTGAAGACTATGGGGCTGACACATTGCGCTTATACGAAATGTTCCTAGGACCACTGGAACAAAGTAAACCATGGGATACCAACGGTATTGATGGAGTCCACAAATTCTTACGAAAAACCTGGCGCTTATTTTTTAACAAGGATAACAAGCTAGAAGTATCCAATGAAGAAGCCACTAAGGAGGAACTAAAGGTGCTTCACAAGACCATTAAAAAAATCAGTGACGATATTGAGAAGTTCTCCTTTAACACCTGTGTAAGTGCATTTATGATATGCGTGAATGAACTTGGGGCACTCCAATGTAATAAACGCCAAATTCTTGAACCTCTGACCATATTACTTGCGCCATTTGCGCCTCACCTATGTGAAGAACTATGGGAAAAATTAGGCCATACAACATCTGTATGTGATGCTCCATGGCCTTTATTCAATGCATCTCACCTAGCAGAATCCTCTTTTAATTACCCCGTTTCATTTAACGGAAAAATGCGATTTAAGATGAATATGCCAGTGGATGCCTCCAACAAAGAGATTGAAGAAGCTGTTAAAAGTCACGAAAGTGCACAAAAATGGCTGGAAGGAAAAACAATAAGAAAAATCATCATTGTTCCCAATAAAATCATCAATGTAGTGATCGGATAA